A window from Kovacikia minuta CCNUW1 encodes these proteins:
- a CDS encoding DinB family protein, translated as MAYNNAWANYRLLRACNALSQDDFVATRTSFFPSIKATLNHNLTVDWYYLDAMERSDRNEPVNEAAWQFFDPEEPFETCQELQIAQQKTDQRLIEFCKTLTDTKLDHSVNVPRQDGIYIEPLSRLLNHLFQHQIHHRGQVHAMLSGTLIEPPQLDEFFCISDTKLRENDFRQLGFSEAEIWGITPHTPHPTPHLR; from the coding sequence ATGGCTTACAACAATGCCTGGGCAAATTATCGTTTGCTGAGAGCCTGTAATGCTTTGAGTCAGGATGATTTTGTGGCAACGAGAACGAGTTTTTTCCCTTCAATTAAGGCAACGCTGAATCATAATTTGACGGTTGATTGGTATTACCTGGATGCAATGGAACGCAGCGATCGCAACGAACCCGTCAACGAAGCAGCATGGCAATTTTTTGATCCTGAAGAACCCTTTGAAACCTGTCAAGAATTACAAATTGCCCAACAAAAAACAGATCAGCGGCTAATTGAATTTTGCAAAACATTAACAGATACCAAACTCGACCATTCAGTCAATGTTCCGCGTCAGGATGGTATTTACATTGAACCCCTTTCCCGATTGCTGAATCACCTGTTTCAACACCAAATTCATCATCGGGGACAGGTTCATGCAATGCTTTCTGGCACGTTAATTGAGCCACCTCAACTGGATGAATTCTTTTGCATCAGTGACACAAAACTGCGAGAGAACGATTTTCGCCAACTTGGTTTTTCTGAAGCCGAAATCTGGGGAATCACACCCCACACCCCACACCCCACACCCCACCTCCGATGA
- the ptsP gene encoding phosphoenolpyruvate--protein phosphotransferase, protein MLNLNKNNIKLGASAADKTDAIRQVGTLLVETGHMKPDYVSSMMGREKVANTYLGNGIAIPHGLPKDRELILETGIAVLQVPTGVEWNPGETVYLVVGIAAKSDEHIEILSNLTYMLDDEAAVQKLAKTSNAGDIIQCLTDRSPQVSAPISAEADFAKFVDVQIAGKAGLHARPATVLVNLAKEFESEIRVRYGAQSANAKSLVSLLKLGVEGGGTVRLMAQGVDEDEALATLRQEIEVGLEDEEETISISLGRSLTFESAPIPGIAASPGLAIGSVFQLKRGKIVFEATAKDPAKEETRLRQAVETAKAQLKELYEDVKVRSGAGKASIFLAHQEFLEDPDLIEEAIAYLPHNRSAAWAWQQVYEQRAHSLEQLTDILLAARAADLRDVGRRVLRLLADKVEAEMTLPDAPVLLIAEDLTPSDTAGLNPEKTLGFCTAYGGPTSHSAIIARSLDIPAIVGAGPAILNLADGTCCILDGESGNLYPHPSEADLETAKAAQKDLQAIREAEKLACYQPAILTDGHRVEVVANIGAAVEAEQAVNAGAEGVGLLRTEFLFLNRSEPPTEEEQFEAYRQMTRSLNGLPLIIRTLDIGGDKAVPYLNLPAEENPFLGVRGIRLCLQRPDLFKPQLRAIFRASQVGPVKIMFPMIATLEDLKAVRQITDEVRTEIGAVPVDIGMMIEVPSAVLMADEFAQEVDFFSVGTNDLTQYVLAMDRGHPALARQADGLHPAVLRMIHQTVQAASAHGKWVGVCGGIAGEPLGAAILTGLGVAELSVSIPSVAAVKAKLRSFSLPQTQDLAKRALKCRNAQEVRALV, encoded by the coding sequence ATGCTAAATCTGAATAAAAACAACATCAAATTAGGAGCATCCGCTGCGGATAAAACTGATGCCATTCGTCAGGTGGGAACCCTGTTGGTTGAAACCGGGCATATGAAACCGGATTATGTCAGCAGTATGATGGGGCGGGAAAAGGTCGCCAATACTTATTTAGGCAACGGAATCGCGATTCCTCACGGTTTGCCCAAGGATCGGGAATTGATTCTGGAAACAGGAATTGCAGTGTTGCAAGTTCCCACTGGGGTGGAGTGGAACCCAGGCGAAACGGTTTATCTGGTGGTTGGGATTGCGGCAAAATCAGACGAGCATATTGAAATTCTCTCGAACCTGACCTATATGCTGGATGATGAGGCAGCGGTTCAAAAGCTGGCAAAGACGAGCAATGCGGGGGATATTATCCAATGCTTAACCGATCGATCGCCCCAAGTCTCTGCACCCATCAGCGCTGAAGCTGACTTTGCCAAGTTCGTGGATGTGCAAATTGCCGGAAAAGCTGGCTTGCACGCCCGTCCAGCGACGGTTCTGGTTAATCTGGCGAAGGAGTTTGAGTCAGAGATCCGAGTGCGCTACGGGGCGCAATCTGCCAATGCGAAAAGTTTGGTGTCGTTGCTCAAACTGGGGGTTGAAGGCGGCGGCACCGTGCGTCTGATGGCGCAGGGAGTGGATGAAGATGAGGCACTGGCAACCCTGAGGCAGGAGATTGAAGTCGGACTGGAGGATGAGGAAGAAACCATTTCAATTTCACTGGGTCGATCTCTGACCTTTGAATCTGCCCCCATCCCTGGAATTGCCGCTTCTCCCGGATTAGCCATTGGTTCAGTGTTTCAGTTGAAGCGAGGCAAGATTGTATTTGAAGCAACGGCGAAAGATCCTGCTAAGGAAGAAACACGGTTGCGGCAGGCGGTGGAAACGGCAAAGGCGCAATTGAAAGAGCTATATGAGGATGTGAAGGTGCGATCGGGGGCGGGTAAAGCCTCCATTTTCCTCGCCCATCAGGAGTTTTTAGAAGATCCCGACCTAATAGAAGAGGCGATCGCCTATCTGCCGCACAACCGCAGTGCTGCCTGGGCGTGGCAGCAGGTTTACGAGCAACGCGCCCATTCCTTAGAACAATTGACTGATATTTTGCTGGCTGCCCGTGCAGCCGATCTGCGCGATGTCGGACGGCGGGTGTTGCGGTTACTGGCGGATAAGGTTGAGGCCGAGATGACGCTACCCGATGCCCCGGTGCTGCTGATTGCAGAGGATTTAACCCCCTCCGACACTGCCGGACTCAATCCGGAGAAAACCCTGGGCTTCTGCACGGCCTATGGCGGACCCACCTCCCACAGTGCGATTATTGCCCGATCGCTCGATATCCCGGCGATCGTCGGCGCAGGGCCAGCCATCCTCAATCTTGCCGATGGCACCTGTTGTATTCTGGATGGTGAAAGTGGCAACCTTTACCCCCATCCCTCCGAAGCGGATCTGGAAACCGCCAAAGCTGCCCAAAAGGATTTGCAGGCAATCCGGGAAGCAGAAAAACTGGCATGCTACCAGCCTGCAATTCTGACCGATGGGCATCGGGTAGAGGTGGTGGCAAACATTGGGGCAGCCGTGGAAGCAGAACAGGCAGTCAACGCAGGTGCGGAAGGCGTGGGGTTACTACGCACCGAATTTCTGTTTTTGAATCGTTCTGAGCCACCCACGGAGGAGGAGCAGTTTGAGGCATACCGTCAGATGACGCGATCGCTTAACGGCTTGCCCCTGATTATCCGCACCCTGGATATCGGTGGCGATAAAGCCGTTCCCTACCTCAACCTGCCCGCGGAGGAAAACCCCTTCCTGGGAGTACGCGGAATTCGCCTCTGTCTGCAACGCCCGGATCTATTTAAGCCCCAGTTGCGGGCAATTTTCCGCGCTTCCCAGGTCGGGCCAGTCAAAATCATGTTCCCGATGATTGCCACCCTGGAAGACCTGAAGGCAGTCCGGCAAATTACCGATGAAGTACGGACAGAGATCGGAGCAGTCCCAGTTGATATCGGCATGATGATTGAGGTGCCCTCGGCGGTGCTAATGGCAGACGAGTTTGCCCAGGAAGTCGATTTCTTTTCTGTTGGCACCAATGACCTGACCCAGTATGTTCTGGCAATGGATCGGGGACATCCTGCCTTGGCACGGCAGGCAGATGGGTTGCACCCTGCGGTGTTGCGCATGATCCACCAAACCGTGCAGGCGGCGTCGGCTCATGGCAAATGGGTTGGGGTCTGTGGCGGCATTGCTGGAGAACCTCTGGGAGCGGCGATCCTGACGGGTTTGGGCGTGGCAGAACTGAGCGTCAGCATTCCCAGTGTGGCGGCGGTCAAGGCGAAATTGCGAAGCTTCTCCCTGCCTCAAACGCAAGATTTGGCAAAGCGTGCCCTCAAGTGTCGCAACGCTCAGGAAGTTCGTGCTCTGGTGTAA
- a CDS encoding DUF1350 family protein, protein MNPSNSLPFRFKPLTAAWAALHPNPKGVIFFIGGAFFGTFPTVCYRYLLRNLFNQGYTIVAFPFRFSFRHWSVAVSLARCKTEIRQELILEAKRSGFK, encoded by the coding sequence ATGAACCCATCTAATTCTCTTCCCTTTCGATTTAAACCATTAACTGCTGCCTGGGCAGCCCTTCACCCCAATCCAAAAGGTGTTATTTTCTTCATCGGTGGTGCTTTTTTTGGGACTTTCCCAACGGTGTGTTACCGTTACCTGCTGCGGAATTTGTTTAATCAAGGCTACACGATTGTTGCCTTTCCCTTTCGGTTTTCCTTTCGCCACTGGTCGGTTGCTGTTAGCCTTGCTCGGTGCAAAACAGAAATTCGGCAAGAACTCATTCTCGAAGCAAAGCGATCAGGTTTTAAGTAG
- a CDS encoding sulfite exporter TauE/SafE family protein, translating into MLDILLVMALGFLGSFGHCVGMCGPLTLAFSMPGHSMTPPNWKQQFYFHGLLNLGRIASYALVGAGIGAVGSVLVAGGQFAGIDSLLRRGLAIATGILLIWIGLAQIAPGWLPRIPFLHPLLQGELHQRLGSAMTKLSLRSHWWTPFLLGMTWGLIPCGFLYAAQIKAAETGNLWWGTLTMLAFGLGTVPSMMGIGTFSSLLSADRRSQLFRLGGWVTLAIGILTLLRTDDMVDYTGYAALVLLILALIARPISRFWAQPLQYRRALGVGAFALSVAHTLFMLRSQLCLEL; encoded by the coding sequence ATGTTGGATATTTTGCTGGTCATGGCTCTGGGGTTTCTGGGAAGCTTTGGTCATTGCGTTGGCATGTGCGGCCCTCTGACCCTTGCCTTCTCCATGCCTGGTCATTCCATGACTCCGCCGAATTGGAAGCAGCAGTTTTATTTTCATGGGTTGCTGAATCTGGGGCGGATTGCCAGCTATGCCCTGGTGGGCGCGGGAATTGGGGCAGTGGGTTCGGTTCTGGTGGCAGGCGGGCAATTTGCCGGGATTGATAGTCTATTGCGTCGAGGACTGGCGATCGCCACGGGCATCCTCCTGATCTGGATTGGACTGGCTCAAATCGCTCCTGGATGGCTGCCCCGCATCCCATTTTTGCATCCCCTTTTGCAGGGGGAACTGCACCAGCGATTGGGGTCAGCGATGACAAAATTATCCCTGCGTTCCCACTGGTGGACTCCATTTTTGTTGGGAATGACCTGGGGGCTGATTCCCTGTGGATTCCTCTACGCTGCCCAGATCAAAGCTGCCGAAACCGGAAATCTGTGGTGGGGAACGCTAACCATGCTGGCGTTTGGTCTGGGCACGGTGCCCTCCATGATGGGAATTGGCACCTTTAGTTCGCTGCTGAGTGCCGATCGCCGCAGTCAATTGTTCCGGTTAGGGGGTTGGGTAACCCTGGCGATCGGCATCCTTACCCTGCTGCGAACCGATGACATGGTGGATTACACCGGCTATGCCGCCCTGGTTCTCCTCATCCTGGCTCTCATTGCCCGTCCCATTAGCCGCTTTTGGGCACAGCCCCTACAATACCGTCGCGCCTTAGGGGTGGGAGCATTTGCCCTCTCCGTCGCCCATACCCTGTTCATGCTGCGATCACAACTTTGCCTGGAACTTTGA
- a CDS encoding DUF4090 family protein has product MSSETTSQSQSSESQSTTGADAIDGAIARGVDFDGSPIPPAKLELYNKVMGLEAGRQRSGGIQYHAIAHRPNWGKTHSPGRTQSTPDWRRFCPFKRKRNCLLLRQQVANGLLVIGHRCWALGN; this is encoded by the coding sequence ATGTCTTCTGAAACAACATCCCAATCGCAAAGTTCTGAATCGCAAAGTACGACAGGTGCAGACGCCATTGATGGGGCGATCGCCCGTGGGGTTGATTTTGATGGTTCTCCCATTCCCCCTGCCAAACTGGAACTCTATAACAAGGTGATGGGGCTGGAAGCAGGACGGCAACGAAGCGGCGGTATCCAATACCATGCGATCGCGCATCGTCCGAATTGGGGCAAAACACATTCCCCAGGACGAACTCAATCAACTCCTGATTGGCGCAGATTTTGCCCCTTTAAAAGAAAAAGAAATTGCCTTTTATTACGGCAGCAAGTAGCAAATGGGTTGTTGGTCATTGGTCATAGGTGTTGGGCGTTGGGTAACTAA
- a CDS encoding DUF1611 domain-containing protein — protein sequence MLKPDQRIAILLHEGIRGMHGKTGLAMLRYSDANIVAVIDRECDGGSLPELTKIPRQVPIVASAEAALKYHPDVLAIGIAMLGGALPEDWRRDVRDALRAGVSIANGLHARLNDDPEFKALLKPGQWIWDVREEPPNLPVGTGQARTLPCLRVLTVGTDMAVGKMSTSLELNRAATKRGLRSKFLATGQAGIMISGSGIPLDAIRVDFAAGAVEQMVMRAGNDYDILLIEGQGSLHNPASTATLPLLRGSQPTHLILVHRAGQTHIRRYPDVPIPPLKEVVRVYETVAAAGGSFAPAKVAAIALNTFHLSTWEAEQAIEQAQIETGLPTTDPVRFGAEPLLDAIVRS from the coding sequence ATGCTTAAACCGGATCAGCGGATTGCAATACTTCTGCACGAAGGCATTCGGGGCATGCATGGAAAAACGGGGTTGGCGATGTTGCGTTACTCGGATGCCAATATCGTTGCGGTGATTGACCGGGAATGTGATGGAGGGTCTTTGCCTGAGCTAACAAAAATTCCCCGACAGGTACCGATCGTCGCTTCCGCTGAAGCGGCACTCAAATATCACCCGGATGTCCTGGCGATCGGCATTGCCATGTTAGGTGGAGCCTTACCAGAAGACTGGCGGCGGGATGTGCGAGATGCGCTCAGGGCTGGAGTGTCGATCGCAAATGGGCTGCACGCCCGCCTGAACGATGACCCGGAGTTCAAAGCATTGCTCAAACCCGGACAGTGGATCTGGGATGTGCGCGAGGAACCCCCCAACCTACCCGTTGGCACAGGTCAGGCAAGAACCCTACCCTGTCTGCGGGTGTTGACCGTTGGCACCGATATGGCAGTCGGGAAAATGTCTACTAGTCTGGAACTGAATCGGGCAGCTACCAAACGGGGGCTACGTTCCAAATTTCTTGCCACCGGGCAGGCAGGCATCATGATTTCCGGCAGCGGCATTCCCCTGGATGCCATTCGAGTCGATTTTGCAGCGGGTGCCGTGGAACAAATGGTGATGCGGGCAGGGAACGACTACGACATTCTGTTGATTGAAGGACAGGGTTCTTTACATAATCCGGCATCAACGGCAACCCTGCCTTTGCTGCGAGGCAGCCAACCCACCCATCTCATTCTCGTTCACAGGGCTGGACAAACCCACATTCGGCGCTATCCCGATGTTCCCATTCCTCCCCTAAAAGAGGTGGTGCGGGTCTATGAAACAGTTGCAGCGGCAGGCGGTTCCTTTGCACCCGCAAAAGTGGCTGCGATCGCCCTCAACACCTTCCACCTGTCAACATGGGAGGCTGAGCAGGCGATCGAGCAAGCCCAAATCGAAACCGGATTGCCCACGACCGATCCAGTCCGTTTTGGGGCTGAGCCATTGCTGGATGCAATTGTGCGGAGTTAG
- the alr gene encoding alanine racemase translates to MNQHHIEVKVCKKTFAENIQHLRERVAPAKLCVVMKANAYGHGLKALATTAADAGADYIGICTNPEAAIIRDLGLEIKLIRLRMALPIELEESCDRLHIEEQIGTLEAADYLSTSGIQRGRKIPVHLNIDTGMGRSGFFPSQIDLIRKVCTLPGLQVVGIMTHLASADGNTLTFTEKQLEDFYTLQHALKDDLPDGVLTHTHNSAATVRLASKCNSLVRVGAACYGVRTSQEFTNPTELKPIMSIKTRVAQVRTVPAGQPIGYGSLFTTQRESLIASLPIGFGEGYPRSLFNKGIVLIHGHRCPVVGRVSLNITTVDVTDVPTQVEWGDEVVLVGRQGDQEITFEELADKFQSVHTEINLMAGFMNEICYE, encoded by the coding sequence ATGAACCAGCATCACATTGAGGTAAAAGTCTGTAAAAAAACGTTTGCAGAAAACATTCAACACCTACGCGAACGGGTTGCCCCAGCCAAACTGTGTGTGGTCATGAAAGCAAATGCCTACGGGCATGGTTTGAAAGCACTGGCGACTACCGCAGCAGATGCCGGAGCAGACTACATTGGGATCTGCACAAATCCTGAAGCTGCAATCATTCGCGATCTAGGTTTGGAGATCAAACTGATACGGTTGCGGATGGCACTGCCTATAGAACTGGAGGAGTCCTGCGATCGCCTTCATATTGAAGAACAGATTGGCACCCTGGAAGCCGCTGATTATCTATCCACATCTGGCATCCAACGGGGTCGAAAAATTCCGGTCCATCTCAATATCGACACCGGCATGGGGCGCAGTGGTTTTTTTCCCTCCCAAATTGATCTGATCCGAAAAGTTTGTACCCTGCCTGGTCTTCAAGTTGTTGGCATCATGACCCATCTTGCCTCCGCCGATGGTAATACCCTCACCTTCACAGAGAAACAATTAGAAGACTTTTACACCCTCCAGCATGCCCTCAAAGATGACCTGCCGGATGGGGTTCTGACCCATACCCATAACAGTGCTGCCACTGTGCGGCTGGCAAGCAAATGTAATAGTCTGGTGCGGGTGGGAGCCGCTTGCTACGGCGTTCGCACGTCCCAGGAGTTTACCAACCCAACGGAATTGAAACCGATCATGTCCATCAAAACCAGGGTTGCACAGGTCCGAACCGTACCAGCCGGACAACCGATCGGTTATGGCAGCCTGTTTACTACCCAACGGGAGAGCTTAATTGCCTCGCTCCCGATCGGGTTTGGTGAAGGTTATCCCCGTTCCCTATTTAACAAAGGCATTGTTCTGATTCACGGTCACCGTTGCCCCGTTGTGGGTCGAGTTTCACTCAACATCACCACGGTTGATGTCACGGATGTGCCCACGCAGGTTGAATGGGGTGACGAGGTGGTATTAGTTGGACGGCAGGGCGATCAGGAAATTACCTTTGAAGAGTTGGCAGATAAGTTCCAGAGCGTCCATACCGAAATCAACCTGATGGCAGGGTTTATGAATGAGATTTGTTATGAATAG
- a CDS encoding NUDIX domain-containing protein translates to MAKILLGDRIAKLGKVTLGCSAAIFDATGQKLLLTRRSDNGRWCMPGGRVDPGETVSEACIREVLEETGLHAHIIRLIGVYSSPNYLLEYADGERCHIVALSFEVEVVGGTLVTTNETTEHGYFSQSEIAGMDVMDLQVDRIQDAFAAQPIVQVR, encoded by the coding sequence ATGGCAAAAATTCTTTTGGGCGATCGGATCGCCAAATTAGGGAAGGTGACTTTGGGTTGCTCCGCAGCCATCTTTGATGCAACTGGGCAAAAACTACTGCTGACGCGCCGATCGGATAATGGACGTTGGTGTATGCCGGGTGGCAGGGTCGATCCGGGCGAAACGGTTTCAGAAGCCTGCATTCGAGAAGTGTTAGAAGAAACTGGCCTGCATGCCCACATCATTCGACTGATTGGTGTCTACAGCAGTCCGAACTACCTGCTGGAGTATGCCGATGGGGAACGATGCCACATCGTTGCCCTCAGTTTTGAAGTAGAGGTAGTCGGAGGCACGCTCGTCACCACCAATGAAACCACGGAGCATGGCTATTTCTCCCAGTCTGAGATTGCTGGGATGGATGTCATGGATCTGCAAGTCGATCGAATTCAAGATGCCTTTGCGGCTCAACCAATAGTGCAGGTTCGGTAG
- a CDS encoding septal ring lytic transglycosylase RlpA family protein has translation MPIFGLVWVASWVGCFFPSSHDLLQAPIHSSCVLPDQSLNLVTAHNPPNEAKSTSLRLNSRLGSSNHLQANQLAGIAPKSTSENLLKAFKEFFQLAPISTKVNPAVVVNPVKGDRSSDQPHNLSVKRIGFGQCLPAQPGNRSTSSKSAERFQVKLKGSVVGEFLTRKQATQVTQKIERLLSDPTLKPSQIQPALVKGVAAVKWGDHLLFTLPNNLSQGMGCNPELLAIRWANNLRLALKEPALAIAEAQEQMYGLQTTNQTITGMASWYGPYFNGRQTATGETFNENEFTAAHPSLPFDTYLKVTNLHNGKSVIVRVNDRGPYFDNRTLDLSREAARSLDSEEPGIIEIEAVIMKPTSASTVVADTKLTAL, from the coding sequence ATGCCCATTTTTGGACTTGTTTGGGTTGCCTCCTGGGTAGGCTGCTTTTTTCCTTCCAGCCATGACCTGCTTCAGGCACCCATTCACTCATCGTGCGTTCTACCTGATCAATCACTTAATCTTGTTACCGCCCACAACCCTCCAAACGAAGCGAAATCTACGTCGCTCAGGCTCAATTCCAGGTTAGGGTCATCCAATCATTTGCAGGCAAATCAGCTTGCAGGAATAGCACCAAAATCTACTTCCGAAAATCTGCTAAAAGCTTTTAAAGAGTTCTTTCAGCTTGCACCCATTTCTACCAAAGTAAACCCTGCCGTTGTTGTTAACCCAGTTAAGGGCGATCGATCGTCGGATCAGCCGCATAATTTGAGTGTCAAACGGATTGGCTTTGGGCAGTGCTTACCCGCCCAACCTGGCAATCGTTCCACGTCAAGCAAGAGTGCAGAAAGATTTCAGGTCAAACTAAAAGGTTCCGTTGTGGGGGAATTTCTCACCCGCAAGCAGGCAACCCAGGTTACTCAAAAAATAGAACGGCTCCTATCCGATCCAACGCTGAAACCTTCCCAGATTCAACCTGCGCTGGTAAAGGGGGTAGCCGCAGTCAAATGGGGTGATCACCTCCTATTTACGCTACCCAACAACCTATCCCAGGGAATGGGTTGTAACCCAGAACTTCTGGCAATTCGGTGGGCGAACAATCTGCGTCTTGCCCTGAAGGAGCCTGCCCTGGCGATCGCAGAGGCACAGGAACAAATGTATGGACTGCAAACCACCAACCAAACCATCACCGGCATGGCTTCCTGGTACGGTCCCTACTTCAACGGACGCCAAACCGCAACCGGCGAAACCTTCAATGAGAATGAGTTTACGGCTGCCCATCCTTCCCTTCCGTTCGATACCTACCTGAAAGTAACCAACCTGCACAACGGCAAGTCAGTCATCGTTCGAGTCAACGATCGCGGTCCTTACTTTGACAACCGCACCTTAGACCTATCTAGAGAAGCAGCTCGCTCTCTTGATAGCGAAGAACCAGGCATTATCGAAATCGAAGCGGTAATCATGAAACCAACCTCCGCTTCTACTGTTGTAGCAGACACAAAATTGACCGCTCTATAA
- a CDS encoding Crp/Fnr family transcriptional regulator — MLQTPAARTVTPPNLRQLLEHLYQGRNLCSFRAGQSIPMNPQETWIVCRGVVQLSTLYPSGDEALLGLAGPSMPFGMPLTLIHPYQASALSDVDLMGFTMMEIEQSPTLAREIFHHLSRRLRQTEAMLAMVGCRRVEDRLRQLLLLLQMEVGQPVPGGTRLSIRLTHQHLASAIGTTRVTVTRLLGQLKEEGRLMIDENRHIILPAGATL, encoded by the coding sequence ATGCTTCAAACCCCTGCTGCCAGAACCGTTACTCCGCCCAATCTGAGACAGCTTCTGGAGCATCTCTACCAGGGGCGAAACCTGTGTAGTTTCCGGGCTGGTCAGTCCATCCCCATGAACCCTCAGGAAACCTGGATTGTCTGCCGAGGGGTGGTGCAATTGAGTACGTTGTATCCCAGTGGAGACGAAGCACTGTTAGGTTTGGCGGGTCCGTCTATGCCGTTTGGGATGCCGTTGACGTTGATCCATCCTTACCAAGCATCGGCTCTTTCAGATGTGGATCTAATGGGATTTACCATGATGGAGATTGAGCAATCTCCGACTCTGGCGCGGGAGATTTTTCACCATCTCAGTCGCCGTTTGCGACAAACAGAGGCGATGCTGGCAATGGTTGGTTGTCGCCGGGTCGAAGATCGGTTGCGCCAATTGCTGTTGCTGTTGCAGATGGAAGTGGGGCAGCCCGTCCCAGGGGGAACCCGGTTAAGTATCAGGCTAACCCACCAGCATCTAGCCAGTGCGATCGGAACAACCCGTGTGACAGTCACGCGTCTGCTGGGTCAATTGAAGGAAGAAGGGCGGCTGATGATTGACGAGAACCGCCATATCATCCTCCCTGCGGGTGCCACTCTGTAG
- a CDS encoding DUF2808 domain-containing protein: MNTDRFGLGVALAISVGCLGNALVSNPNMPAQAVQLSDGSVAFAQPPRLVGATATQKAPYISSRYYFTLNLLSDAGEPLQKVVITPEANVDYARFDLGGTVAFEGNRDRSEARLPIQDVTADPKTKAITITFDPPVSPGKTLTVGLYANRNPDTGGIYLYGVTAFPAGEKSYGQFLGYGRIQITNRWDGFFFR, encoded by the coding sequence ATGAATACTGATCGATTTGGGTTGGGGGTTGCACTGGCGATTTCAGTCGGCTGTTTAGGAAACGCACTGGTAAGTAACCCCAACATGCCCGCCCAGGCGGTGCAGCTTTCGGATGGGTCTGTTGCTTTTGCTCAGCCTCCACGTCTGGTTGGGGCAACGGCAACCCAAAAAGCCCCCTACATCAGCTCCAGGTATTACTTTACGCTGAATCTGTTGTCGGATGCGGGGGAACCGTTGCAAAAAGTTGTCATTACCCCGGAAGCCAATGTGGATTATGCCCGCTTTGACCTGGGTGGTACGGTTGCGTTTGAGGGGAACCGCGATCGCTCTGAAGCGAGATTACCAATTCAGGATGTCACCGCAGATCCCAAAACAAAAGCTATTACCATTACCTTCGATCCACCCGTCTCTCCTGGCAAAACCCTCACCGTTGGGCTGTATGCCAACCGCAATCCTGACACTGGCGGCATCTATCTATACGGTGTAACAGCTTTTCCAGCCGGAGAAAAGTCCTATGGACAATTTTTAGGGTATGGGCGTATTCAAATTACCAACCGTTGGGATGGATTTTTCTTTAGATAA
- a CDS encoding PCP reductase family protein, whose protein sequence is MSDTLRWTPEAKAKLKQIPFFVRSQARGRIEALAREAELDTVTIELVEQARSEFGQ, encoded by the coding sequence ATGAGCGACACACTTAGATGGACTCCAGAGGCAAAAGCCAAACTCAAGCAGATTCCTTTTTTTGTGCGCTCTCAGGCGCGTGGACGGATTGAAGCCTTGGCACGAGAAGCGGAGCTAGACACGGTTACGATCGAATTGGTCGAACAGGCGCGATCGGAGTTTGGGCAATAG
- a CDS encoding class I SAM-dependent methyltransferase, whose amino-acid sequence MLLQSVSDTARAVAFARALETERPDALFHDPFARRLAGVQGEQIYHKMQGDRSIGWLVTTRTCILDQLILHHIQQGGDAILNLAAGLDTRPYRMGLPATLRWIEVDLPALLAYKQEQLAGAQPVCQLESIALDLTHPEQRHLLFSKINQAAKKVLVITEGLLIYLSPHQVGNLATALHRQPHFSGWLTDLVSPLAAKLAHLRVKQERGASEVKFQFAPKDGNQFFQPYGWQVKESRSLWQEAHQLNREVPFGGLIRRFPILNLSVTSLKRIEN is encoded by the coding sequence ATGCTCCTCCAAAGTGTCTCAGATACTGCCCGTGCCGTTGCGTTTGCCCGTGCGCTGGAGACAGAGCGCCCGGATGCTTTGTTTCACGACCCCTTTGCCCGTCGATTAGCCGGGGTACAGGGAGAGCAGATTTATCACAAAATGCAGGGCGATCGCTCCATCGGTTGGCTGGTCACGACCCGCACCTGCATTCTGGATCAGCTCATTTTGCACCATATTCAACAGGGGGGAGACGCCATTCTCAATTTGGCAGCCGGACTGGATACGCGCCCCTATCGGATGGGTTTACCTGCCACTCTGCGATGGATTGAGGTGGATTTGCCCGCGCTATTGGCATACAAGCAGGAGCAGTTAGCGGGGGCGCAACCTGTTTGTCAGTTGGAGTCGATCGCCCTCGACTTGACCCATCCAGAACAGCGTCACCTCCTGTTCTCCAAAATTAATCAGGCAGCAAAGAAGGTTCTTGTGATAACGGAAGGATTACTGATTTACCTCAGTCCCCATCAGGTTGGTAACCTGGCAACGGCTTTGCATCGCCAGCCTCATTTTTCTGGTTGGCTGACCGATTTGGTTTCACCTCTGGCAGCGAAGTTGGCACACCTGCGGGTGAAACAGGAACGGGGTGCCAGCGAGGTCAAATTTCAGTTTGCGCCCAAGGATGGGAACCAGTTTTTTCAGCCCTATGGTTGGCAGGTTAAGGAATCACGATCGCTCTGGCAGGAAGCCCATCAGCTTAACCGTGAAGTTCCCTTTGGGGGGCTGATCCGTCGATTTCCAATTCTCAACCTCAGTGTTACATCTCTCAAGAGAATTGAGAATTAG